A DNA window from Capnocytophaga sp. ARDL2 contains the following coding sequences:
- the purL gene encoding phosphoribosylformylglycinamidine synthase, which produces MIYFFENPAQKVYAVQSLVALTSEDTEKLNWLFGNASLIEQQDIKKSFVGPRAAMVTPWSTNAVEITQNMGINGLIRIEEFEPLSEENAQFDHMIFQKFDELNQNIYNINIEPQKILEIEDISAYNQQEGLALSDEEVVYLEKLSQKIGRKLTDSEVFGFSQVNSEHCRHKIFNGIFIIDGVEQDSSLFKMIKKTSETNPNEIVSAYKDNVAFIKGPKVTQFAPKSADKADFYTEKEFDSVLSLKAETHNFPTTVEPFSGAATGSGGEIRDRLAGGQGSLPLAGTAIYMTAYSRLEDDRQWEKGMEERKWLYQTPMDILIKASNGASDFGNKFGQPLITGSVLTFEHEENGRKLGYDKVIMQAGGIGYGKLEQAKKQSPKAGDQIVILGGENYRIGMGGAAVSSADTGAFGAAIELNAIQRSNPEMQKRAANAIRGMVESDENTIVSIHDHGAGGHLNCLSELVEETGGLIDLDKLPVGDPTLSAKEIIGNESQERMGLVIGKDNIDTLQAIATRERAPMYTVGEVTNNHRFTFQSSTKGDKPMDFDLADMFGSSPKTIMNDETIVYEYAPLTYEKELLDQYVNNILQLESVACKDWLTNKVDRCVGGRVAKQQCVGALQLPLNNVGVMALDFKGKEGVATSVGHSPITALVDPVAGSRNAIGEALTNLLFAPIKNGLAGVSLSANWMWAANNKGEDARLYQAVKGCSDFAIELGINIPTGKDSLSMKQKYPNGDVIAPGTVIISAVGNCTDITKVVEPVLSKTAGSIYYLNLSQDNFKLGGSAFAQTLNKIGNEVPTIKDAAYFKKAYNTIQQMIVNNQIAAGHDVGSGGLFTTIAEMCFAGYNLDAEIDLNGFKEKDLIKILFNENIGVVLQANDDKSFEATLKEAGVDFVKIGVPSEGHDLNITFEKETFNFNINELRDTWFITSYYLDKKQSKNGTARERLMNYKKQPLNFTFPVNFDGKKPVVPTNRPKAAIIREKGSNSEREMANAMYLAGFDVKDIHMTDLISGRENLEDVQFIGAVGGFSNSDVLGSAKGWAGAFLYNEKAKKALDNFFARPDTMSVGICNGCQLFMELELINPEHEVHGKMHHNNSQKHESNFVSVKVQKNNSIMLSGLEGTTLGVWISHGEGKFKLPYSEDQYNIVAKYAYSQYPANPNGSDYNTAMMCDKTGRHLVTMPHIERSVFPWNWAHYPASRQDEVTPWVQAFVNARLWIEQQNK; this is translated from the coding sequence ATGATCTATTTTTTTGAGAATCCTGCTCAAAAGGTGTACGCTGTACAATCTTTAGTAGCACTTACTTCTGAAGATACTGAAAAACTTAACTGGCTTTTTGGTAATGCTTCGCTTATAGAACAACAAGACATTAAAAAATCTTTTGTGGGTCCTCGTGCGGCTATGGTTACGCCATGGTCAACAAACGCGGTGGAAATCACACAAAACATGGGAATCAACGGTCTAATTCGCATCGAAGAATTTGAGCCTCTTTCGGAAGAAAATGCTCAGTTTGACCACATGATTTTCCAAAAATTTGACGAACTCAACCAAAATATTTACAACATCAATATCGAACCTCAAAAAATATTGGAAATTGAGGACATCTCTGCTTACAACCAACAAGAAGGTTTAGCTTTGAGCGACGAAGAAGTGGTGTATTTAGAAAAACTTTCTCAAAAAATAGGTAGAAAATTGACGGATTCTGAGGTATTCGGATTTTCGCAAGTAAACTCTGAACACTGCCGTCATAAAATTTTCAACGGTATCTTTATCATCGACGGAGTAGAACAAGATTCTTCTCTTTTCAAAATGATTAAGAAAACTTCTGAAACCAATCCAAACGAAATTGTTTCGGCTTATAAAGACAATGTGGCTTTTATCAAAGGTCCAAAAGTTACTCAATTTGCTCCAAAATCTGCCGACAAAGCTGATTTTTACACAGAAAAAGAGTTTGATTCTGTATTGTCATTAAAAGCTGAAACACACAATTTCCCTACTACTGTTGAGCCATTTAGTGGAGCAGCTACTGGTTCGGGTGGAGAAATCCGCGACCGTTTAGCAGGTGGACAAGGTTCGCTTCCTTTAGCTGGTACTGCTATCTATATGACAGCATATTCTCGTTTGGAAGACGACCGCCAATGGGAAAAAGGAATGGAAGAGAGAAAATGGTTGTACCAAACACCAATGGATATTTTAATCAAAGCGTCAAATGGTGCTTCTGATTTCGGAAATAAATTTGGACAACCGTTGATTACGGGTTCTGTTTTGACATTCGAACACGAAGAAAACGGAAGAAAATTGGGTTACGATAAAGTAATCATGCAAGCCGGTGGTATCGGTTATGGTAAATTGGAACAAGCTAAAAAACAATCGCCAAAAGCGGGTGATCAAATCGTAATCTTGGGTGGTGAAAACTACCGTATCGGTATGGGTGGTGCTGCGGTTTCTTCAGCAGATACAGGTGCTTTTGGTGCCGCTATCGAGTTGAACGCTATCCAACGCTCAAACCCAGAAATGCAAAAAAGAGCTGCCAATGCTATCCGTGGAATGGTAGAATCTGACGAAAATACTATCGTTTCTATCCACGATCACGGTGCAGGTGGACACCTCAACTGTCTTTCGGAATTGGTAGAAGAAACAGGTGGTTTGATTGATTTGGACAAATTGCCAGTGGGAGACCCCACCCTTTCTGCTAAAGAAATCATTGGAAACGAATCGCAAGAGCGTATGGGATTGGTAATCGGTAAAGACAATATTGATACACTACAAGCTATTGCTACTCGCGAAAGAGCTCCAATGTACACAGTTGGTGAAGTAACAAACAACCATAGATTTACTTTCCAGTCGAGTACAAAAGGTGACAAACCTATGGACTTTGATTTGGCGGATATGTTTGGTTCTTCGCCAAAAACAATCATGAACGACGAAACGATTGTTTACGAATACGCTCCTTTAACTTACGAAAAAGAATTGCTTGACCAATATGTAAACAATATATTACAATTGGAATCTGTAGCTTGTAAAGACTGGTTGACCAATAAAGTGGATCGTTGTGTAGGAGGTCGTGTAGCAAAACAACAATGTGTAGGTGCTTTACAATTGCCATTGAACAATGTGGGAGTTATGGCATTGGATTTCAAAGGAAAAGAAGGAGTAGCTACTTCGGTAGGACACTCACCTATCACAGCATTGGTAGATCCTGTAGCAGGAAGTAGAAACGCGATTGGAGAGGCATTGACCAACTTGCTTTTTGCTCCTATCAAAAACGGGTTAGCAGGGGTTTCGCTTTCGGCAAACTGGATGTGGGCGGCAAACAACAAAGGAGAAGACGCTCGTTTATACCAAGCTGTAAAAGGTTGTTCAGACTTTGCTATCGAATTGGGAATCAATATTCCAACAGGAAAAGATTCATTGTCTATGAAGCAAAAATATCCAAATGGTGATGTGATTGCTCCAGGTACAGTAATTATTTCAGCCGTTGGAAACTGTACAGATATTACCAAAGTTGTTGAGCCTGTATTGAGCAAAACAGCAGGTTCTATCTACTATTTGAATTTATCTCAAGACAATTTCAAATTGGGCGGTTCGGCTTTTGCACAAACTTTAAACAAAATCGGAAACGAAGTACCAACAATCAAAGATGCGGCGTACTTCAAAAAAGCATACAACACCATTCAACAAATGATTGTAAATAACCAAATTGCAGCAGGACACGATGTAGGTTCGGGTGGTTTGTTTACAACTATTGCAGAAATGTGTTTCGCAGGATACAATTTAGATGCGGAAATTGATTTGAATGGTTTCAAAGAAAAAGATTTAATCAAAATTTTATTCAACGAAAATATCGGAGTTGTTCTTCAAGCCAATGACGACAAATCGTTTGAAGCTACTTTGAAAGAAGCTGGTGTTGATTTCGTAAAAATCGGTGTACCTTCAGAAGGACATGATTTGAATATTACATTTGAAAAAGAAACTTTCAATTTCAACATCAACGAATTGAGAGATACTTGGTTTATCACTTCGTACTATTTAGATAAAAAACAATCGAAAAATGGTACAGCTCGTGAGCGTTTGATGAACTATAAAAAACAACCGTTGAACTTTACTTTCCCAGTAAATTTTGACGGTAAAAAACCTGTTGTTCCGACGAATAGACCAAAAGCGGCAATCATCCGTGAAAAAGGTTCGAATTCGGAAAGAGAAATGGCAAATGCGATGTACTTGGCAGGATTTGATGTAAAAGACATTCATATGACCGACTTGATTTCAGGTAGAGAAAACTTGGAAGATGTACAATTTATCGGAGCTGTGGGTGGATTCTCAAATTCAGATGTTTTAGGTTCGGCAAAAGGTTGGGCAGGTGCTTTCTTGTACAACGAAAAAGCGAAAAAAGCCCTTGATAACTTCTTTGCTCGTCCTGATACTATGTCGGTGGGAATTTGCAACGGATGTCAATTGTTTATGGAATTGGAATTGATCAATCCAGAGCATGAGGTACACGGAAAAATGCACCACAACAATTCACAAAAACACGAATCGAATTTCGTATCTGTAAAAGTACAGAAAAACAATTCGATTATGTTGTCTGGATTGGAAGGAACTACATTGGGAGTTTGGATTTCGCATGGAGAAGGAAAATTCAAATTGCCGTATAGCGAAGACCAATACAACATTGTAGCAAAATACGCATACAGCCAATACCCAGCAAATCCAAATGGTTCGGACTACAACACAGCGATGATGTGCGACAAAACAGGAAGACATTTGGTAACGATGCCACACATCGAGCGTTCAGTATTCCCTTGGAACTGGGCTCACTATCCTGCAAGCAGACAAGACGAAGTAACACCATGGGTTCAAGCCTTTGTAAATGCTCGTCTGTGGATTGAACAGCAAAATAAATAA
- a CDS encoding ATP-binding protein, protein MPIDFCNYGDFIPGNVEKVVFEDAHEEYYHNRFLATVMFNLKMVDTAGGGIKKIFNYQRARFFPMPDYDLTDNKVKMILHGKILDMDYSKKNAEMPNLSLDEIILMYKVSKSKSITDEEAKL, encoded by the coding sequence ATACCAATTGATTTTTGCAATTATGGGGATTTTATTCCTGGTAATGTGGAAAAAGTAGTGTTCGAAGATGCCCATGAGGAATACTATCACAATAGATTTTTAGCAACAGTGATGTTTAATCTAAAAATGGTGGATACCGCTGGTGGTGGAATTAAAAAGATATTCAACTATCAAAGAGCAAGGTTTTTCCCAATGCCTGACTACGATTTGACTGACAATAAAGTAAAAATGATCCTGCACGGGAAAATTTTGGATATGGATTATTCCAAAAAAAATGCCGAAATGCCCAATTTGTCCTTAGATGAAATTATATTAATGTACAAAGTTTCAAAATCTAAATCCATTACCGACGAAGAGGCAAAACTTTAA